GAACAGTTCTCATGTATGTGAGCTATTGTattattctcttttatttttttgtttctccatTTCTTTGTTCAGGTTAGTAAATACCTTAAATGTAGGGCATTTACAATGAAACTTCGTCTCTTCGATTTCATGGTTACGCGAGCAACCCTCAAATGGTTCAGAGACCATATGCTCCTGTTGCATCACAACAGCCTTTTGTACCTGATTGTGGCCAGTTTTACAATACACATCATTATCCCGTCTCAGATTTGCCTCATCAGCAGCAACTAGTCCCTCCAAACCATCAATATATTTGGCCACCAACTCCTATTTCTCAGTCAGAGCTGTCTGCAAACATCGATATACAAGGGGTCAGTGAGATATTTGTGCCAAGACAAGGGTACCCACCTGAGTTGGGATCTTCTGCTGGAGGAAACGACCTCCCTGTAAACTATGGAAGTTTAAAACTATTGCAACAAGGGTTTGATGAGTTTAGAGTTGGTGGATTGTGGTCAGATCAATCGAAGATCGTGAATAGGAAGAGTTTGTTGCCACAGTTGTCAGCATCAGCACCTTCTCCAAAACCAGTTGGTTCACTAGGGTTCCCTAAAAATAATTTTGACATGGTTAGTTTTCTTCTTATGCACTAATTTTGTAAAACATGTTATGAAAAGCACATCCTCTTCATAGTTGTAAAATCTGGAATGGATGATTGATGATTCTATTTCGTAATCTGAGGAGACATCTTTTCTGTCATGTAATCTAAGTAgttcttttgagctcttcagCAGAAAATAGGGAGATGGCtttcatttattatttaaatgcTTCGAATTTCCAAAGTTGCAAACATATTCAAATTTTTGCCTATTGTTTTGTAAAAACTTTAGATGAAAACTTTTTAAATCAGTATGATTTTTCTGATCTTGAATTCTTGATATCCTCCAATGGTTGTAGATTAAGTGGGAGACTGGTTTTCATCATTTTGTTTGCCGTTCACACTGGGACTTAAACAGTAGTAATTACTACCCAAGGGTCGCTGGGGATGAATCCTTCCAGCTGGGGGGACCCAAGTTCAACTCTTGGCTTCAACACCCTGCAACTTATCGGATACTTGGGGAGTGTGGGGCGatccaagtatccaaggttTACATGGGCGTTTGGCTCATGGTTCCTCATCATAAAAAAAGTTAGTAATTATtaagtgagttttttttttctgcaatcTACTATGGGACATTTAATGCCACATCTATACGACTATACCTGCTATATATACTCAACAATGGCACAACTCAGTGTCTTGTTTATCAGCTTTTGCAGCCTTTTGAAATTGAGTGTTTATTACTATATCCTCAGCTGAGATAGGTAGGAACCACCATGAGAATCATTTAAGGGTACATTACTTTAATGATTCACATTATGTGCCTGATTATCAGTGTCATTACTATGCTAGATATTAATCagttttggatttgattttaaGTTGGATGGAAAAGATTACTTCTTATCATTGACTATTATTGTACAAACTAACaatcaaacatttttttgagTGCAAACTAATGATCAAGCATTGTGCAGGCTTCTCAACAAAAAGAATCATTGTACGGTTTTGGATCTCATTCAAGCTCTAGCTATAATGGCAACCATCATAATCAATCTGGTAAGGGCTCCAGCTATGGAATTGTGTCCACTCACAGCTTGGGAAGGACCAAGCACAACTGGCCCACATTGGATGAAGCAAGACTAGGCGAGAGGTGTAGTGACTTCTCATGCGGTTGTAGTATATCACTTGATACGCTTAGTGAGCGAAATAGAGGACCAAGGGCATTTAAGCCAAGAAGTCAGACAGCAGGAAATGGAACTATGATTGACAATTTCAAGAATGACACGTTTGCTGACATGTATAGTGAGTGTTATAAGACTTTTGCAACAGACTATAAGGAGGCAAAGTTCTTTGTCATCAAATCTTACAGTGAAGACAATGTTCACAAGAGCATAAAGTATGGTGTTTGGGCAAGCACCCCAAATGGCAACAAGAAGCTTGATACAGCTTATCATGAAGCAAAGGAGAAAGAGACATGCccaatatttttgttgttttcggTAATTTTCTTAGACTAGAAATACAATGTGGAAGTTGGTATCGAAGAATTAACTTGGCACAAGTTCAGTTACCATCTAAAAGCGTTGATAGTAGTTAAAATATGGTCATTTTCggatttaatttataaaaaaatcttTCTGAACCATGTGAAGGTTGAAATCTTTCTTTGTTGCTGTCTTGTTGTCATTTGGGTAGTGCTAATGACCATGacctttaatttaatatttttgtgtCTTCTGTTTCTTATTGAATAAGGGAGGCATCCACTTGGAGCTTTGTTTTATAAATTCTTTTGTCTGCTCAAAAACATAaattgcatgtgtgtgtgtgttaagATGCgtatatgttttcatttttttccctatCAGCAGTGGATGTATGTGCTTGCTTATTTCTTACCATTTCTGAATTAAAAGTATAATTTCCTGAAATATAATTGTATTGTTGTTCAgttgttgttttatttcttcatttctttaGCCTTATGGCCAACTAGTATGCTGAACAGATCAAATGTTTGCTCATTGTTCTGTATTTTCCTTCATTGATCATACCTTGGTTTAACTTGTTTCCATATACTTAGACTATCACAAGAACATTGAATTGTTGATCACGATATTTTCACCTTACAATTGTATGCAGGTGAATGCAAGTGCCCAATTCTGTGGAGTGGCTGAGATGGTTGGACCAGTTGACTTTGACAAGAGCGTTGATTATTGGCAGCAGGACAAGTGGTCTGGACAGTTCCCTGTCAAGTGGCACATTATTAAAGATGTCCCTAACAGCCAGTTCCGTCACATTATTCTTGAAAACAATGATAACAAGCCAGTCACTAATAGTAGAGATATTCAAGAGGTAAAAGCTTATTATGGTTTTGCATGTTTCCCTGTTTTGGGACGAATGATGATTGAAATGTTGATGTGCTGGTGAATTTGTGCTTTTTGGTTGTCACAGGATCATCGATTTCTCGAATTTAAATACTGTGATCCTATAATAAAGCTAGAATTGGCCTCATATACATCATTTCGAgagttttatatttttgttgtaaGGTAAGCTTTGGGGGAAGGACTTGAACCAGTGACTTAAGTCATGGGTTGAGGTGCCATGGCCACTAAGCCATATAGGCTCGTCTTTGAGAGTTTTTAATTGACTTTTAGtgaacaaccaaacaaacaagtgGATTTGAATGATCTTTTGATGGGTTACTTATAAAGTAAAGATCGTAACGGTGTAAATTGTAAATCTAGGGCAATGATAGACCATGTGTGCATCGTAATAATTATGTTCATCCTTCGCAGCCAAACAGGAAGTGGTTCAAGAGCTGTGTTACTTTTAAATGGGTAGATGCTGCACATGCTTTATTGATTGATCTGAATTTACTGCATGAAGAATTTATCtgagattttttttgacattgaatggcgcggttttgaactttgttgCATGTCATCCGAAGTGATCACATTTCATGTTGTTTTATACTTCCTTGAATGATGCAGGTGGGATTGAAACAGGGAATCCAGATGTTGGATATATTTAAGAACTACGAAACTAGCTCATCAATCCTAGACGATTTCCAGTTTTACGAAGAGCGGCAAAGAGCAACGCGGGAAAGGAAGTCCAAACAACAAGAAGCGATTCCCGTGGCCTGTAATGTCGCTGAAATTAGCGAGAAACTAAACTTAAACTCCACTTCACTTTCAGATGACTTAGTGAAGAGAATGTCAAAGAGTTTTGCTCAAGCCTTGTTGTTGAACGACCGAGAGACGAGGAATACAGAGTTCCAAGGGGTTGTTTCTTTCACAGGATCTTCCTGTGGCGGCCGAGGAAGTCAATCCTAAGAAAGATGAAGCTGACACACCATCGTCATGGTGACAAAGTAAGTATATTACAAAGTTCTTTGGATGGGGAATCTTGAACCATAAGACCCACCTATCAACACtccatttgtttgtttattgtgaggttccttttgttgttttggTTATTTTGATTGTTGGCATGCAAATCATTTTTGGATTAATGAGCCtgaaacatatacatatatgtaaagctcaatatatatgtttgataaTGAATGTTCTTTGTCATGGTGATCATTTAACTGCTGAGTAGTTGAAATGTTTGGTTGATCTGATTATTTTAATTGGAATATCAGATTAGCAAAAGCAAACATGGTTTATGATTGCTGGTTATCTGGAAAAAGTGGCCCGGGCTGGTCCGTCTGTCTTACTCCGCGGGCCAGCTCGGGATGTTAGAAACATGGTGCCCGGCCTGCGAAATGGCCCTAGGGCCAGGCCAGGTGGGCCTCGTGgcccaacaaatattattatatatttataatatttattaaaaatagtaGAGAGGGACTCCAGAGTGTTTTTTTATTGAAGTGCTAAAGtaggcacttgcaatggtaaagtgttattgaGTCAATAAAGATGtttttttattgatgtggttgtattgtaaaatatgttttgcttatgtggctgtattgggataagtgttttgttgatgtggatgtattagTATTggatgttttggtgtaattttgttgtggataatatagaGGAATAGAATGTTGttagcctccatgttgggtgggaagagaaattgtatagaaatttttgttttgttgatgtggttgtattgaaaaatgtgttttactgatgtgattgtattagaatacgtgttagAGGTGGGATCGGGTCAAcgtttttgttggcccaacaaatacTAAACCATTGCAGTTGCCCTAAGCAGAAATGCAAAGAAAATGACGATGAATggcaaatattataaataaccAACTTCCAATCATAACTCTCCAGCTGTCCAAACAGCATTGATCTCCTTAGACAACGTGGGAACGTTCCACCCATTTTAAATTTCATACTCTCTCTGTCACCATACATGAACATACACAAAACAGAACTTGAGAATAAGAAATCTTGAGAGAGAGAATATCTTCAGTGCAAGAGAGAATGAAAAGAGAGGACCTAAAGACTCGTCTATTCCATCCGGAGAGGAAATGGTTCCTCGCCGCAGCTATCACCGGCTTGCTCGTTGGCGCGGTGCTCATTTCCGGCTCCATCCGCGACACAGACAACCCTCTCTTCTGCTCTCTCGCCAGCTACAAGACTCGCGCCGCCTCTAGCTACGATCCTACGCCGATCCAGCTCAAAGCCATCGTCCACTACGCCACCTCACGCACTGTGCCGCAACAGAACCTCGCCGAGATCTCGATTTCCTTAGAGGTCCTCAAGTCCAAAGCTCCTTGCAACTTCCTTGTATTTGGGCTGGGCCATGACTCCCTCATGTGGGAATCGTTGAATCCACGTGGCAAGACGCTATTCCTGGAAGAGGATCCAACTTGGGTGCAGACCGTCCTCAAGGGCGCCCCGTTTCTTCGGGCCCATCACGTCCCGTACCGGACTCACCTCTCCGAAGCCGACGACCTCCGCAACACGTATCGATCCGAGCCCAACTGTTCTCCGAATAAGGCTTATTTGCGAGGCAACGAAAAGTGCAAGTTAGCGTTGACCGGCATGCCTGACGAGGTGTACGACACGGAGTGGGATCTGATAATGATCGACGCGCCTAGAGGTTACTTTGCGGAGGCGCCGGGGCGGATGGGAGCGATATTCTCGGCGGCGGTGATGGCGAGGCACAGGAAGGGATCTGGTGTGACGCATGTGTTCCTCCACGATATGGATCGGAGGGTGGAGAAGATGTTTGCGGAGGAGTTCCTGTGTAGGAAGTACCGGGTTAACTATGCAGGCAGGCTTTGGCACTTTGAAATACCGTCTGCCGCTAACGTGAGCCGCGGTGTTGAGGATAACAGTGTTAGGTTTTGCTAGATTGCACTGCCGTCCCGAGTATGATGTACACGGCCTCCAAGGTAAATTATTCTCTTGGTTTTGATCTTTTGgagcttttgaattttgataatgGATCAGGATGGCAtgttttttgactttttattttataattatatgtttcaaatttaatatgaaaaagaCATGATATCCTGCTAAACCTTCCATCTCTTTTCCCGAGTGGGAATTCAATTTTCTCCGTCTTTTTTACGagtgaaatttcaatttttgtttcgaacaaaaggTGCATGGCTGAATTGGTTAGATAGAATACTAAGCAttaataatttgaaaaaaattgttaGACGGAATACTATTCactaataatttaaaatttttctccAAAACTGGGGTACAaggggagtttttttttttttgaaatatcgttaaaaaaatattttttattagaatCAAATTTTGAACACACATATCTAACCCAATTAATTATCATTCGAGTACTAGAATAATTTATGATCATGTGATTTGTTGCCTTCAAAAATTGTTTGCTAAACTGGCACCAAATCTGGGTGTGAAttattttgagattttttttctttttttggaagtTTTAAGATATTCGCTACGAGACAATATCC
This genomic stretch from Tripterygium wilfordii isolate XIE 37 chromosome 22, ASM1340144v1, whole genome shotgun sequence harbors:
- the LOC119990433 gene encoding YTH domain-containing protein ECT1-like, with the protein product MLNDQAVVNTGPPRDNATQSAYLSSIGDLNVNFSSNAYPVQSQPIYHGGYNNSTVQWGAFLPHGNTEGLENSSHGIYNETSSLRFHGYASNPQMVQRPYAPVASQQPFVPDCGQFYNTHHYPVSDLPHQQQLVPPNHQYIWPPTPISQSELSANIDIQGVSEIFVPRQGYPPELGSSAGGNDLPVNYGSLKLLQQGFDEFRVGGLWSDQSKIVNRKSLLPQLSASAPSPKPVGSLGFPKNNFDMASQQKESLYGFGSHSSSSYNGNHHNQSGKGSSYGIVSTHSLGRTKHNWPTLDEARLGERCSDFSCGCSISLDTLSERNRGPRAFKPRSQTAGNGTMIDNFKNDTFADMYSECYKTFATDYKEAKFFVIKSYSEDNVHKSIKYGVWASTPNGNKKLDTAYHEAKEKETCPIFLLFSVNASAQFCGVAEMVGPVDFDKSVDYWQQDKWSGQFPVKWHIIKDVPNSQFRHIILENNDNKPVTNSRDIQEVGLKQGIQMLDIFKNYETSSSILDDFQFYEERQRATRERKSKQQEAIPVACNVAEISEKLNLNSTSLSDDLVKRMSKSFAQALLLNDRETRNTEFQGVVSFTGSSCGGRGSQS
- the LOC119990328 gene encoding probable methyltransferase At1g27930, with protein sequence MKREDLKTRLFHPERKWFLAAAITGLLVGAVLISGSIRDTDNPLFCSLASYKTRAASSYDPTPIQLKAIVHYATSRTVPQQNLAEISISLEVLKSKAPCNFLVFGLGHDSLMWESLNPRGKTLFLEEDPTWVQTVLKGAPFLRAHHVPYRTHLSEADDLRNTYRSEPNCSPNKAYLRGNEKCKLALTGMPDEVYDTEWDLIMIDAPRGYFAEAPGRMGAIFSAAVMARHRKGSGVTHVFLHDMDRRVEKMFAEEFLCRKYRVNYAGRLWHFEIPSAANVSRGVEDNSVRFC